In one window of Maribacter sp. BPC-D8 DNA:
- a CDS encoding metallophosphoesterase family protein: MSTKRTLVVGDIHSGLQALKQVLEKAAITEDDTIIFLGDYIDGWSEAVETINYLLELKETYNCIYLRGNHDELCYEWLTGKADNPTWFLHGGEATSISYGKASEETKDRHIKFYESLENYYLDSENRLFLHAGFTNLKGIEHEYFKKTFYWDRTLWELALSLNTDLDKDHIHYPKRLKNYSEIYIGHTPVTRIGKTTPQNAANVWNIDTGAAFKGPLTVFNVDTKEYWQSDPVYTFYPNETGRN, encoded by the coding sequence GAGTACAAAAAGAACACTGGTTGTAGGTGACATTCATTCAGGATTACAAGCTTTAAAGCAAGTACTTGAAAAAGCAGCTATAACTGAAGATGATACTATAATTTTTTTAGGAGATTATATTGACGGATGGAGCGAGGCTGTTGAAACCATAAATTATCTTTTAGAATTAAAGGAAACCTATAATTGTATCTACCTACGCGGTAATCATGATGAGCTTTGTTATGAGTGGTTAACTGGTAAGGCAGACAACCCAACATGGTTTCTGCATGGTGGCGAAGCAACATCAATTTCGTACGGTAAAGCTTCTGAAGAAACGAAAGATAGGCACATCAAGTTTTATGAAAGCTTAGAGAATTATTATCTAGATTCAGAAAACAGATTGTTTTTACATGCAGGTTTTACGAACCTAAAAGGTATAGAGCATGAATATTTTAAAAAAACGTTCTACTGGGATCGTACCCTTTGGGAATTGGCACTTTCTTTAAATACAGATTTAGATAAAGATCATATTCATTATCCGAAGCGATTAAAAAATTATTCTGAAATTTATATAGGGCACACACCCGTTACTCGTATTGGTAAAACTACGCCACAGAATGCAGCTAATGTTTGGAATATTGATACAGGTGCAGCCTTTAAAGGACCATTAACTGTATTTAATGTAGATACAAAAGAATATTGGCAAAGTGATCCAGTGTACACCTTTTATCCCAATGAAACGGGCAGAAACTAA